One genomic segment of Flexistipes sp. includes these proteins:
- a CDS encoding HIT family protein, with product MNKGFDRMWAPWRMNYIDGSHKNEGCIFCVKPKQDNDRENLLLYRGNTCHIMMNLFPYNNGHIMISSYRHTGNLEELNDDEMLEIMNLSGMCIKAMKNSINPAGFNAGFNLGKAAGAGVDDHLHFHIVPRWNGDTNFMPVLGETKVISEHILQTYDKLKKAIKALEEK from the coding sequence ATGAATAAAGGATTCGACAGAATGTGGGCACCATGGAGAATGAATTACATAGATGGTTCGCATAAAAACGAAGGATGCATTTTTTGTGTCAAACCTAAACAGGACAATGACAGGGAGAATCTTCTTTTATACAGGGGAAACACGTGTCATATTATGATGAATCTTTTTCCTTACAATAACGGTCATATTATGATATCTTCATATAGGCACACGGGAAATCTTGAAGAGCTGAATGACGATGAAATGCTGGAAATTATGAATTTGTCAGGTATGTGTATCAAAGCTATGAAAAATTCAATAAATCCAGCCGGATTTAACGCCGGCTTTAATCTGGGAAAAGCAGCCGGAGCCGGAGTGGATGATCATCTTCACTTTCATATTGTACCCCGTTGGAACGGCGACACCAACTTTATGCCTGTGCTGGGTGAAACAAAAGTCATCTCGGAACATATTTTGCAGACTTATGATAAACTTAAAAAAGCTATAAAGGCGCTGGAGGAAAAATGA
- a CDS encoding LapA family protein — MRIVSTIIKTVVIAAIVIFATLNMQTVDLQYFYGKEPVKLPLFLIIIGSAFIGVILAVMVALSEKMKTRREINSLRKDLKEAEKEITRLRNLPLSKEKESTKEHAGQ; from the coding sequence ATGAGAATAGTCAGTACAATAATTAAAACAGTTGTAATAGCGGCAATAGTAATTTTTGCTACACTGAATATGCAAACTGTGGATTTGCAGTATTTTTATGGTAAAGAACCTGTTAAGCTGCCTTTGTTTCTGATAATTATCGGTTCTGCCTTCATAGGCGTTATACTGGCAGTAATGGTTGCACTCTCTGAAAAAATGAAAACACGCAGAGAGATAAACAGTCTCAGAAAAGATTTAAAAGAGGCTGAAAAGGAAATCACAAGACTGCGAAATCTTCCTTTAAGTAAAGAAAAAGAATCCACAAAAGAACATGCTGGACAATAA